Below is a window of Tolypothrix bouteillei VB521301 DNA.
AAGTAACAGAGCTTCAAGAGTTCTGGTTTGCATTGATGGTCTTACTTATCCTGTTGAGACTCAACTCCTTCATCAATCCAAAGATCGATGGCTGCTTTTACTGCTGATTCAGTTATGGCAGACCACTCTTTTTCATTAATAATTGTCCTAAAGACGGCTCTTTTACCGTGTCCAACTTTTTCTATTGGGTGTCCACGATATACTACATTTTTAGGCTTAATCATTTTTTTCCCAATTTTAATAACTATTGTAACTTACATCTGATAGTATTTTTGAACTATTGACACTTACTTGAGATTATTAAGCGCTCAATCGATCGTCAAAATCAATCGGCTGACTGAACTTTAATATTTTTAGTATCTTTTATTACCTCTTAAGGAGCTTTGATAAGTATATATAGGCATAATGTAATATCTACCCCTACCTGAAGTCCTACGAAATACCTTTCTTGTAATGGTAGAAAATTATTGCTGGTTAAGAAATCATCCAGTTTGGGAATTCTAAAAAGAGCAATATTCAAAGCTCGCTCTGAGGCTATAGATGTTCCCAAAATCAGCTTTGCCAAAATTTAGTTTTCGGTGCGATCGCACTCTGTTAATTGGGTTTTTAATCCTGCTACCTGTTCATTGTGCCCTAGCCAAGTTAGCAACAGCATTTACGTTTCCAGATGGCGCAACTGCCATTTGGCCTTCATCTGGTGTCTTTTTGGCAACAATGCTGCTGTTTGGGCGACGGTTTTGGATTATCTTGCTGCTTTGTGATTTTATTATTGTCCGAGCGATTTATGGCAATATACTTGCTTCTTTTGTATTTGCATCACTGGATACGCTCGATCCACTAATTATTACTACCTTAGTTATTCGTTTTATTCCAAAACGCTACCCATTTCATCGCGCCAAAGATGCTATTAAATTTATTATATCACTTTTCACTTTTACGCCTTTCACTACCTTAGTAGGGGCAATAACTCAGTGTTATTTCGGTATTTCAAGCTGGAACAACTTTCGACTAGTTTGGCTGGGGTGGTATATCAATACAGTTGTCAGTATGTTAATTATTACTCCAGTCTTATTAGCCTTCCACAATTTCCTCACCCATCAGCGATTCCAACGAAAATCGATCGCCGAATTTCTTGTAGTCACAGCCCTGTTGGTTGGCATTGGCTTTGCAGCTTTTTGGAGCAATAATCCGGTAGAGTATTTGATGGTGCTGCCATTACTGTGGGCGGCTTTTCGCTTGCAACAGTGGCAAACTACACTTTTAATTATTGTAATGGCCAGCATTGCAATTGTTGGCACATCTAAAGGGTTTGGCTCATTTACTAAAGAGTCAGTTGGTACTTCTCTGTTGCTGTTGCAATCTTTTATAAGTGCATTGACTATTGCAACATTAATTCTATCAGCAGCAATGCAAGAAAATCGTACCTCAGCTAGCCAACTAGAACAAGCTAACAATGAGCTAGAACATCGTGTTGAACAGCGAACTGCAGAACTGAAGCAGACTCTAAAAGAATTGCAAAATATGCAAGCGCAACTTGTTCAAAAAGAAAAAATGTCCAGTTTGGGACAGTTGGTTGCTGGTGTAGCCCATGAAATTAATAATCCAGTTAACTTCATTCATGGCAATATAGCCCACGTGCAAGAATATACGCAAAATTTATTAGGGTTTGTGGAGTTACAGCAGCAGTATAATCCTGACCCCGCCCCGGAAATTGTCACAGCTGCTGAGAATATAGATTTGGAGTTTTTGCAAGAAGACTTGCCAAAAATATTATCGTCGATGAAATTAGGTACCGATCGCATTCGTCAAATTGTCTTGTCGTTGAGAAACTTCTCACGCATGGACGAAGCTGAATTTAAAGAAGTTGATATTCATGCAGGAATCGACAGTACATTGATGATTTTGCAACATCGCCTCAAAGCCACATCAGAAAAACCAGAAATAGAAGTGATTAAAAATTACGGTATTCTACCTTTAGTTGAATGTTATGCCGGACAACTTAACCAGGTGTTTATGAATATTCTGGCCAATGCTATCGATGCCTTAGAAGAGGGCAATGCTAAGAAAATTAAAGACGAGTCTAATAGAATTACAATTCGTACAGACGTTGTTAATTCAAATTGGATAGAAGTGACTGTCGCTGATAATGGAATTGGTATTGCAAGCAACATCCAACAGCGAATATTCGATCCCTTCTTCACCACTAAACCCATTGGTAAAGGCACTGGAATGGGGCTGTCTATTTGTTATCAAATTATTACAGAAAACCATGCAGGCAAACTAGATTTCTGCTCAATTCCTAATGAAGGAACTGAGTTTATCATTCAGATCCCTTTTCAGCAACAAGCTCGTGCTAAATAAGCCGAAATATTGTATCAAATTTTTAGAAAAATTCTAGAGTCTTTAAAAATTTTATATGTCATAGGTGAGATAAAGTCATAATAAATTATCTATACAGGCGATTGTAGGTTGATGAGGTATGCGAATTTCCTAACAGCGAAGCGAAAGGAGTTAGCACGGCTGCTGCGGCAATGACTGCTTTGTATTCAATCTCACTTTACAGCATCGCGTTTGTATTGGACAGACTCAAGTCTTGGCCACAAATGTGCCCGTGTCAATAAAATTCGTCACGCATCCTTCGTCATTACATATGGAGGACTCAACACAACCGATTCAGAACGTGGAGCGGCTTCAAAGCTTCTTTGAATTTTTTATTGACTAAATGTTCAGTCATAAATAGAATAAAAATAACGTAAAAGCGAAAACAGACTTGTCATCACATAAAGTTGACCCTGTTATTCATCAAATACGCTGATGTTACCTGATAGAGGATACGAAGATGGATTTACATTACGTTCTTCAAGGCAATGGCGAGCCGATTGTCTTCCTTCACAGTGGTGGAGCTGATTTGCACGATTGGGATTTCATTGCTCCAAAATTGGCTCAATTTTACAAATGCATAGCCTACGATGGTCGGGGTGCAGGACAATCGCCATCACCGAATGAAATTCCCAACTACGTTGAGGATTTGAAAAACCTTCTCGATTTTTTTGACATCCATAACACAGTTTTGGTAGGGCATTCAATTGGTGGACAGATTGCTACCAATTTCGCTCTTACATATCCGCAACGAGTATCAAAACTAGTTCTGATTGCTCCTGGGCTGACAGGATACCAGTTTTCACCCAACATGGTTGAGAGGTTTGAGCAGATTCAATCTGTGGCTCCAAATTTTGAGAAAATGGCACAACTCAGTTTGGAGTTACCTATTTACCAAGTGGTGATGGCGAGT
It encodes the following:
- a CDS encoding MASE1 domain-containing protein, with translation MFPKSALPKFSFRCDRTLLIGFLILLPVHCALAKLATAFTFPDGATAIWPSSGVFLATMLLFGRRFWIILLLCDFIIVRAIYGNILASFVFASLDTLDPLIITTLVIRFIPKRYPFHRAKDAIKFIISLFTFTPFTTLVGAITQCYFGISSWNNFRLVWLGWYINTVVSMLIITPVLLAFHNFLTHQRFQRKSIAEFLVVTALLVGIGFAAFWSNNPVEYLMVLPLLWAAFRLQQWQTTLLIIVMASIAIVGTSKGFGSFTKESVGTSLLLLQSFISALTIATLILSAAMQENRTSASQLEQANNELEHRVEQRTAELKQTLKELQNMQAQLVQKEKMSSLGQLVAGVAHEINNPVNFIHGNIAHVQEYTQNLLGFVELQQQYNPDPAPEIVTAAENIDLEFLQEDLPKILSSMKLGTDRIRQIVLSLRNFSRMDEAEFKEVDIHAGIDSTLMILQHRLKATSEKPEIEVIKNYGILPLVECYAGQLNQVFMNILANAIDALEEGNAKKIKDESNRITIRTDVVNSNWIEVTVADNGIGIASNIQQRIFDPFFTTKPIGKGTGMGLSICYQIITENHAGKLDFCSIPNEGTEFIIQIPFQQQARAK
- a CDS encoding alpha/beta fold hydrolase, with protein sequence MDLHYVLQGNGEPIVFLHSGGADLHDWDFIAPKLAQFYKCIAYDGRGAGQSPSPNEIPNYVEDLKNLLDFFDIHNTVLVGHSIGGQIATNFALTYPQRVSKLVLIAPGLTGYQFSPNMVERFEQIQSVAPNFEKMAQLSLELPIYQVVMASPQRDRMVEMTTHNILRGLEWQHLWKNVQVWGELPAIPPLNELAVKTLLIIGTQDSEDCFRIADLFKQVPDIRFARIEGADHMPTLTHSLEISSIIKEFLGESK